One part of the Gemmatimonadaceae bacterium genome encodes these proteins:
- a CDS encoding DUF4386 family protein: MRGYLIYRSDCLPKALGALLVIAGLGFITRNFALVVAPAYASSFLLLPMMLGGLGLTVWLLVKGVDVPRWEARAAMRA, translated from the coding sequence ATCCGCGGATACCTGATCTATCGGTCGGACTGCCTTCCAAAGGCTTTGGGTGCACTGCTGGTGATCGCTGGTCTCGGGTTCATCACCCGGAACTTCGCGCTGGTCGTCGCGCCGGCATACGCATCGAGCTTCCTGCTTCTGCCCATGATGCTTGGCGGACTGGGACTGACCGTGTGGCTGCTCGTGAAGGGCGTCGACGTTCCGAGGTGGGAAGCCAGAGCGGCGATGCGGGCGTAG
- a CDS encoding nuclear transport factor 2 family protein: protein MKSIATAALAGIAFFGGCASRGSVESTAQAARTETCKVATEQEIASLFDRWNQSLQTGDQRAVVANYAERSLLLPTLSNKPRRSAAEKEDYFHHFLENRPAGRIDMRFVEIGCNTATDSGLYTFTFAKTGAAVSARYTFTYRWDGSKWLITSHHSSGMPEK from the coding sequence ATGAAGTCCATCGCCACGGCAGCGCTTGCCGGAATCGCATTCTTCGGGGGTTGCGCGTCGAGGGGCAGCGTTGAGTCCACCGCACAGGCAGCACGGACAGAAACATGCAAAGTGGCGACCGAACAGGAGATCGCCTCCTTGTTCGACCGATGGAATCAGTCGCTGCAGACTGGCGATCAGCGCGCGGTCGTTGCGAACTATGCGGAGCGCTCCCTTCTATTGCCTACCCTGTCCAACAAGCCGCGCCGGAGCGCGGCGGAGAAGGAAGACTACTTCCATCATTTCCTGGAGAATCGTCCCGCTGGCAGGATTGACATGCGCTTCGTGGAAATCGGCTGCAATACGGCGACGGACTCCGGACTTTACACATTCACGTTCGCCAAAACGGGGGCGGCCGTCAGCGCCCGCTATACCTTCACGTACCGCTGGGACGGCTCGAAATGGCTCATTACGAGCCATCACTCCTCCGGAATGCCAGAGAAGTAG
- a CDS encoding protein kinase, whose translation MSDPRLSAALADRYRLDRELGAGGMATVYLAEDLRHQRKVAIKVLRPELSAALGAERFLREITTTANLRHPNILPLYDSGEQGGFLFYVMPYVEGESLRARMERETQLPMEDALRIADEIADALNYAHSRGVIHRDIKPENILLEDGRAVVADFGIAQAINASGDKLTMTGMAIGTPQYMSPEQSGGEAVDGRSDLYAVGCLLYEMLAGTPPFTGPNAMAIMARHMIDPVPRLTTVRPAVAPHVTAAIERALAKNPSDRFASIADWRKAIRSSAGSASMTSTDATAQVPAIRKPPPTPATALLGREAVLVTAVERVHDGARVLTVTGVGGTGKTRLAIELFRRLHSEYAGGAAFVSLASVTSAAEVMPTVSATLEIAEAHGRSALDALATVIGDGRVLLVLDNLEQVVEAADEIATLVSRCPGLQVIATSRRPLKIGAEVELPLPPLELPSAGATKTEELMRCPSVALFVQRAEKVKAGFALSPANAASIVGICRSLDGLPLALELAAARVRILEPVVLLQRLDHALDLLSSGDRDLPVRQRTLRATISWSYSLLDEVEQRLLRSLSVFHEGWTLDAVEQVCFADDEQWRAVDQLESLVEKGLVRVIGGGERYALLETIRAFAAEQLHAGGEVDPMRDAHAMFFLEFARGVDAGIQGGGQVEAVQRGRAENANTLAALQWLLARARAGAPDAVEHGLLLCGYLGWYWHIVGLHLVARDMVDALLALASGRAPSRGRALALFTGGMVSANTGEMDQAIAEWTGMLEDGRAIGDAAIVTFAQLGLGYLYLGMGRLDEACAPLEEAILGAERGGFDFLNSLSRTVNGMRMFVSGDVEGGIAMVESARRIQLRIGDYEGGGMALSFLASMTFAKGDLPAAIQLYRQAEDAFEMIGDKPEIARVQCEMGYAALAATSLGKARRMFERALRTYDEVGSPRGAGQALLGLAATEAAAGNSERAVEIAAAAQVMSERAGVVVEHPMAPGVSERIEALRASIPKQQLDDLVAAGSALSPAAVLAMVGD comes from the coding sequence CTACGTGATGCCGTACGTCGAGGGCGAGTCGCTGCGGGCCCGCATGGAGCGCGAGACACAGCTCCCCATGGAGGACGCACTCCGCATCGCCGACGAGATTGCCGACGCGCTGAACTACGCACACAGCCGCGGCGTCATCCACCGCGACATCAAGCCCGAGAACATCCTCCTCGAGGACGGGCGCGCCGTCGTCGCCGACTTCGGAATCGCGCAGGCCATCAACGCCTCCGGGGACAAGCTCACGATGACGGGCATGGCGATTGGAACGCCGCAGTACATGAGTCCCGAGCAGTCAGGCGGCGAGGCGGTGGATGGGCGCAGCGATCTGTACGCGGTCGGTTGTCTGCTTTACGAGATGCTGGCCGGCACTCCGCCGTTCACCGGACCGAATGCGATGGCGATCATGGCGCGTCATATGATCGATCCGGTGCCCCGGCTCACCACCGTGCGCCCCGCCGTCGCGCCGCACGTAACCGCGGCAATCGAGCGCGCGCTCGCCAAGAATCCATCGGATCGTTTCGCGAGCATCGCTGACTGGCGTAAGGCGATCCGGAGCTCGGCCGGCAGCGCCAGCATGACGTCCACGGACGCGACGGCTCAAGTTCCTGCGATTCGCAAGCCGCCCCCAACGCCCGCGACAGCGTTGCTCGGCCGCGAAGCCGTGCTCGTCACCGCGGTTGAGCGTGTGCACGACGGCGCGCGCGTCCTCACCGTGACGGGCGTTGGCGGCACGGGCAAGACGCGACTCGCGATCGAGCTGTTCCGTCGTCTGCATTCGGAGTACGCCGGCGGCGCGGCGTTCGTCTCGCTCGCGTCGGTCACCTCCGCCGCCGAGGTCATGCCGACTGTTTCGGCCACGCTCGAGATCGCGGAGGCGCATGGCCGCTCGGCGCTCGATGCGCTTGCGACGGTGATCGGTGACGGCCGCGTCCTCCTCGTGCTCGACAATCTGGAGCAGGTCGTCGAGGCGGCCGACGAGATCGCAACGCTCGTCTCGCGTTGTCCCGGGCTCCAGGTGATCGCGACGAGCCGCCGTCCTCTGAAGATCGGCGCCGAGGTGGAGCTGCCGCTCCCGCCGCTCGAGCTTCCCTCGGCTGGCGCGACTAAGACCGAAGAGCTGATGCGCTGCCCGTCGGTCGCGCTCTTCGTGCAGCGTGCCGAGAAGGTGAAGGCGGGCTTCGCATTGTCGCCGGCAAACGCCGCATCGATCGTCGGCATCTGTCGAAGTCTCGACGGCCTGCCCCTCGCGCTCGAGCTTGCGGCAGCGCGCGTGCGAATCCTCGAGCCGGTGGTACTACTGCAGCGGCTGGATCACGCGCTCGATCTCCTCTCTTCGGGCGATCGCGATCTCCCGGTGCGCCAGCGCACGCTCCGCGCGACGATCAGCTGGAGCTACTCGCTCCTCGACGAAGTGGAGCAGCGCCTGCTGCGTTCCCTCTCTGTCTTCCACGAGGGATGGACTCTCGACGCCGTCGAACAGGTCTGCTTCGCCGACGATGAGCAGTGGCGAGCGGTGGACCAGCTCGAGTCGCTTGTGGAGAAAGGTCTCGTGCGGGTGATCGGAGGAGGAGAGCGGTACGCGCTACTCGAGACGATCCGCGCGTTCGCGGCCGAGCAGCTCCATGCCGGCGGCGAAGTGGATCCCATGCGTGACGCGCACGCGATGTTCTTTCTGGAGTTCGCGCGCGGCGTCGACGCGGGGATCCAGGGCGGAGGTCAGGTCGAGGCGGTGCAACGCGGACGCGCCGAGAATGCAAATACGCTGGCGGCGCTGCAGTGGCTCCTCGCACGCGCCCGCGCTGGTGCACCGGACGCGGTCGAGCACGGTCTGCTGCTTTGCGGTTACCTCGGTTGGTACTGGCACATTGTGGGACTGCACCTCGTGGCGCGCGACATGGTCGATGCGTTGCTCGCACTTGCTTCCGGGCGTGCGCCGAGCCGCGGTCGCGCGCTCGCCTTGTTCACAGGCGGAATGGTTTCGGCCAACACAGGGGAGATGGACCAGGCAATCGCCGAGTGGACCGGGATGCTCGAGGATGGCCGCGCGATCGGCGACGCCGCCATCGTGACCTTCGCGCAGCTCGGGCTCGGCTACTTGTATCTGGGCATGGGGCGCCTCGACGAGGCATGCGCTCCGCTTGAGGAGGCAATTCTGGGAGCGGAGCGTGGCGGGTTCGATTTCCTGAACTCACTGTCCCGGACGGTCAACGGGATGCGCATGTTCGTGAGCGGCGATGTCGAGGGCGGGATCGCGATGGTCGAGTCCGCGCGCCGCATTCAGCTCCGCATCGGCGACTACGAGGGCGGCGGAATGGCGCTCAGCTTCCTCGCGTCGATGACCTTCGCGAAGGGCGACCTGCCCGCCGCGATTCAGCTTTACCGGCAGGCGGAGGATGCATTCGAGATGATCGGCGACAAGCCGGAGATCGCGCGCGTGCAGTGCGAGATGGGCTATGCCGCGCTCGCGGCGACGAGCCTCGGTAAGGCGCGGCGCATGTTCGAGCGCGCATTGCGCACGTATGACGAGGTGGGCAGCCCGCGCGGAGCGGGCCAGGCGCTGCTCGGACTAGCGGCGACCGAGGCCGCGGCTGGGAATTCCGAGCGCGCAGTCGAGATCGCGGCGGCTGCGCAGGTCATGTCGGAGCGTGCCGGAGTCGTCGTGGAGCACCCGATGGCGCCGGGGGTTTCGGAGCGGATCGAGGCCTTGCGCGCGTCGATCCCGAAGCAGCAGCTCGACGACCTCGTGGCGGCGGGGAGCGCGCTGTCCCCGGCAGCGGTGCTGGCGATGGTCGGCGACTGA
- a CDS encoding XRE family transcriptional regulator produces MIDDPIPGLKEQLRQSILAETGRMNQLAAARMLGVDEPRMSNLEHGRLERFSLQKLIRLLARMNRRVDLTVVTVGPLPRRRYNQHLLAPPEWRDRTRGA; encoded by the coding sequence ATGATCGATGACCCGATCCCCGGTCTGAAGGAGCAGCTGAGGCAGTCGATCCTCGCGGAGACTGGACGGATGAACCAGCTTGCCGCAGCGCGAATGCTTGGAGTCGATGAACCGCGCATGTCGAACCTCGAGCACGGACGGCTCGAGCGATTCAGTCTGCAGAAACTCATTCGGCTGCTGGCACGGATGAACCGGCGGGTAGACTTGACGGTTGTGACCGTAGGGCCGTTGCCGCGGCGTCGCTATAACCAGCACCTTCTGGCACCTCCGGAATGGAGGGACAGGACCAGGGGCGCATGA